In Deinococcus maricopensis DSM 21211, one genomic interval encodes:
- a CDS encoding PA2169 family four-helix-bundle protein → MLTNEQTLDKLQYILGTLKDGEVGYKDAAEHTTDPSIRTLMLEGHQQRSQLVGEIEQHIARLGGAPQERSSVGAALHRTWLNVRDALTGKDDYAVVAEAERGEDAAVENYQDVLKEEGLPADVRSVIESQYTQVKGMHDRVRDLKHTLEANKA, encoded by the coding sequence ATGCTGACGAACGAACAAACCCTCGACAAACTCCAGTACATCCTCGGCACCCTCAAAGATGGCGAAGTCGGGTACAAGGACGCCGCTGAGCACACCACCGACCCCAGCATCCGCACCCTGATGCTCGAAGGGCACCAGCAGCGCTCGCAGCTGGTCGGCGAGATCGAGCAGCACATCGCGCGTCTCGGTGGCGCGCCCCAGGAACGCAGCAGCGTCGGCGCGGCCCTGCACCGCACGTGGCTGAACGTCCGTGACGCCCTAACCGGCAAGGACGACTACGCCGTCGTCGCCGAAGCGGAACGCGGCGAGGACGCCGCCGTCGAGAACTACCAGGACGTCCTCAAGGAAGAGGGCCTGCCGGCCGACGTGCGCAGCGTCATCGAGTCGCAGTACACGCAGGTCAAGGGCATGCATGACCGCGTCCGCGACCTTAAGCACACCCTGGAAGCCAACAAGGCCTGA
- the msrB gene encoding peptide-methionine (R)-S-oxide reductase MsrB gives MSEYVKPTDAELRERLTPQQYAVTQHEATERAFTGEFWDHEEPGIYVDVVSGEPLFSSTDKYDAGCGWPSFTRPITDHGITERVDRQYGMVRTEVRSTQADSHLGHVFDDGPREHGGLRYCINSAALRFIPVEQLEAEGYGEYQRLFVGG, from the coding sequence ATGAGTGAGTACGTGAAACCGACGGACGCGGAACTCCGCGAGCGCCTCACGCCGCAGCAGTACGCCGTCACGCAGCACGAAGCGACCGAACGCGCCTTCACCGGCGAATTCTGGGATCACGAGGAGCCCGGCATTTACGTGGACGTCGTGTCCGGCGAGCCGCTGTTCAGCAGCACCGACAAGTACGACGCCGGGTGCGGCTGGCCGAGCTTCACGCGGCCCATCACGGACCACGGCATCACGGAGCGCGTGGACCGGCAGTACGGGATGGTGCGCACGGAAGTCCGCTCCACGCAGGCCGACTCGCACCTCGGGCACGTCTTCGACGACGGCCCGCGCGAGCACGGCGGGCTGCGGTACTGCATCAACTCGGCGGCGCTGCGGTTCATTCCGGTGGAGCAGCTGGAAGCCGAAGGGTACGGGGAGTACCAGCGGCTGTTCGTCGGCGGCTGA